Proteins from a single region of Lampris incognitus isolate fLamInc1 chromosome 16, fLamInc1.hap2, whole genome shotgun sequence:
- the tmem229b gene encoding transmembrane protein 229b: MAAAEAPVPLTALSRWYLYAIHGYFCEVMFTAAWEFVVHYNWKFPGVTSVWALFIYGTCILIVERMYLWLRGRCPVLLRCLIYTLWTYLWEFGTGFLLRQFDACPWDYSEFSYNFMGLITAEYAVPWFCASFIVERLVIRKTLRLRFHEGPEGGDEGHPEGASGGGGVVVGGAGASGGGRRRERGRGMGTNANGYLKVK, translated from the coding sequence ATGGCGGCCGCTGAAGCCCCTGTGCCGCTGACGGCGCTCTCGCGCTGGTACCTGTACGCCATCCACGGCTACTTCTGCGAGGTCATGTTCACCGCTGCCTGGGAGTTCGTGGTCCACTACAACTGGAAGTTCCCTGGCGTGACCAGCGTGTGGGCGCTCTTCATCTACGGCACGTGCATCCTGATCGTGGAGCGCATGTACCTGTGGCTGCGTGGGCGCTGCCCGGTGCTGCTGCGCTGCCTCATCTACACGCTGTGGACCTACCTGTGGGAGTTCGGCACGGGCTTCCTGCTCCGCCAGTTTGACGCCTGCCCGTGGGACTACTCCGAGTTCAGCTACAACTTCATGGGCCTGATTACGGCCGAGTACGCCGTGCCCTGGTTCTGCGCCTCCTTCATCGTGGAGCGCCTGGTCATCCGCAAAACACTGCGGCTGCGCTTCCATGAGGGGCCCGAGGGAGGCGACGAGGGCCACCCGGAGGGCGCCAGCGGCGGAGGAGGGGTTGTAGTGGGGGGAGCGGGGGCttcggggggagggaggaggagagagaggggtaggGGGATGGGGACCAATGCCAACGGCTACCTGAAGGTGAAGTGA